In Actinomyces radicidentis, one genomic interval encodes:
- a CDS encoding HAD family hydrolase, protein MTRLLATDLDGTLVQRRTVAREDAEAVIRWREAGNLLVVATGRSVSLARLALTDASAAAGVPVEADYVVCASGTTLLDGAGTVLRTHPVPTDMVDRVSRFLLGRDDCDVHATTLEGDYTLQEVLGRPGAGEAGLDDHFQPIGLEDLLAEDVTHMPIRVLDPDLADALAAQVAAMGEGRIDTVRSHGFFDVIAAGRTKGVSLRVLEALLEESGTELGLTAAVGDSWNDVPMFEVVDRPCAMEGAPADVVDAAGGQTTPSVAVLVDRLLAGE, encoded by the coding sequence GTGACCCGCCTGCTCGCCACCGACCTCGACGGCACCCTCGTCCAGCGCCGCACCGTCGCCCGCGAGGACGCCGAGGCCGTCATCCGCTGGCGCGAGGCCGGGAACCTCCTCGTCGTCGCCACCGGGCGCTCCGTCAGCCTGGCGCGCCTCGCCCTCACCGACGCCAGCGCCGCCGCCGGCGTCCCCGTCGAGGCCGACTACGTCGTCTGCGCCTCCGGCACCACGCTCCTCGACGGCGCCGGGACCGTCCTGCGCACCCACCCGGTCCCCACGGACATGGTCGACCGCGTCTCCCGGTTCCTCCTGGGGCGCGACGACTGCGACGTCCACGCCACCACCCTCGAGGGCGACTACACGCTCCAGGAGGTGCTCGGCCGGCCCGGCGCCGGGGAGGCGGGCCTCGACGACCACTTCCAGCCGATCGGCCTCGAGGACCTCCTCGCCGAGGACGTCACCCACATGCCGATCCGCGTCCTCGACCCCGACCTCGCCGACGCCCTCGCCGCTCAGGTCGCCGCGATGGGGGAGGGGAGGATCGACACGGTCCGCTCCCACGGCTTCTTCGACGTCATCGCCGCTGGCCGCACCAAGGGCGTCTCCCTGCGCGTCCTCGAGGCGCTCCTCGAGGAGAGCGGCACGGAGCTCGGGCTCACCGCCGCCGTGGGCGACTCGTGGAACGACGTCCCCATGTTCGAGGTCGTCGACCGCCCCTGCGCCATGGAGGGGGCCCCGGCCGACGTCGTCGACGCCGCCGGAGGGCAGACGACGCCCAGCGTCGCGGTCCTCGTCGACCGGCTCCTCGCCGGGGAGTAG
- a CDS encoding PTS sugar transporter subunit IIA: protein MVAVIVAAHGRLAEGLVASSAMIAGPQEDLVSVTFEQSEGPDDLLAKYAAAVEGSPSDQYLLLVDLLGGSPYNAAARFAAERDDADVVTGVNLPMLIEVLGRRMVGADLAELVEVARTSGANGVKVLSEIFTPTTTDDSDDEGDEL from the coding sequence ATGGTCGCTGTGATCGTCGCAGCCCACGGCCGTCTGGCGGAGGGGCTCGTCGCCTCCTCGGCCATGATCGCCGGCCCCCAGGAGGACCTCGTCTCCGTCACCTTCGAGCAGTCGGAGGGGCCGGACGACCTCCTCGCCAAGTACGCCGCCGCCGTGGAGGGGTCGCCCAGCGACCAGTACCTCCTCCTCGTGGACCTCCTCGGAGGCAGCCCCTACAACGCCGCGGCGCGCTTCGCCGCGGAGCGTGACGACGCCGACGTCGTCACCGGAGTGAACCTCCCGATGCTCATCGAGGTCCTCGGCCGCCGCATGGTCGGCGCGGACCTCGCCGAGCTCGTCGAGGTCGCCAGGACCTCCGGCGCCAACGGCGTCAAGGTCCTCTCCGAGATCTTCACCCCCACCACCACCGATGACTCCGACGACGAAGGAGACGAGCTCTGA
- a CDS encoding NAD(+) synthase, with translation MTTDSPQSRLSAPAPTIEFRSAYDQGFARVAAVTLPVVLANPAANAAAIIEQARALGEEGVCLAAFPELSLTGYSIDDLLLNDLLLAEVLAAIETIRAVSAEILPALVVGAPLRSGNRLYNCAVVIQGGAVRGVAPKSYLPNYREFYEKRHFAPGDTIEDGDGRIRLPGVLDDDAAFIAAHRDADDALSERFGADPADGVTVPFGPDLLFEVEDVPGLTFHVEVCEDMWVPVPPSSLAALAGATVLVNISGSPITVGRAEDRLLLARSSSARNLAAYLYAAAGQGESSTDLAWDGQTFVYENGALLGETERFPQGPRATVVDVDVEGLVAERLRQGSFDDNRETFAHADVPEGTSTFADPSGFRTLGIGRRTLTAPRTDIGLRRSVDRFPFVPDDPARLAQDCYEAYNIQVAGLVQRMQAIGNPKIVIGVSGGLDSTHALIVAARAMDRLGLPRTHVQAITMPGFATSAETKSNAVALSEALGVSFEELDIKPAAEQMLAAMGHPYGKGERGKDVYDVTFENVQAGLRTDFLFRIANQRGGIVLGTGDLSELALGWCTFGVGDQMSHYNVNAGIPKTLIQHLIRWVVSERIFSDAAGDVLLSILATEISPELVPASEGEPIQSTQAKIGPYALQDFTLWHVLRRGARPSRIAFLAEKAWSDASAGAWPAALPEADKVAYSLPEIRKWETLFLKRFFSNQFKRSTLPNGPKVVAGGSLSPRGDWRMPSDSGSHPWVAELERNVPEE, from the coding sequence ATGACCACGGACAGCCCCCAGTCCCGCCTCAGCGCACCCGCCCCGACGATCGAGTTCCGCTCCGCCTACGACCAGGGCTTCGCGCGCGTCGCCGCCGTCACCCTGCCCGTCGTCCTCGCCAACCCCGCCGCCAACGCCGCCGCGATCATCGAGCAGGCCCGCGCCCTGGGGGAGGAGGGCGTCTGCCTCGCCGCCTTCCCCGAGCTCAGCCTCACCGGGTACTCCATCGACGACCTCCTGCTCAACGACCTCCTCCTCGCCGAGGTCCTCGCCGCCATCGAGACGATCCGCGCCGTCAGCGCCGAGATCCTCCCGGCCCTCGTCGTCGGCGCGCCCCTGCGCAGCGGCAACCGCCTCTACAACTGCGCCGTCGTCATCCAGGGAGGGGCCGTCCGCGGCGTCGCCCCGAAGTCGTACCTGCCCAACTACCGCGAGTTCTACGAGAAGCGGCACTTCGCCCCCGGGGACACCATCGAGGACGGCGACGGCCGGATCCGCCTGCCCGGCGTCCTCGACGACGACGCCGCCTTCATCGCCGCCCACCGCGACGCCGACGACGCCCTCAGCGAGCGCTTCGGTGCGGACCCCGCCGACGGCGTCACCGTCCCCTTCGGCCCCGACCTCCTCTTCGAGGTCGAGGACGTCCCCGGACTCACCTTCCACGTCGAGGTCTGCGAGGACATGTGGGTCCCCGTCCCGCCGTCCTCCCTCGCCGCGCTCGCGGGCGCCACCGTCCTCGTCAACATCTCCGGCTCGCCCATCACCGTCGGCCGCGCCGAGGACCGCCTCCTCCTGGCCCGCTCCTCCTCGGCCCGCAACCTCGCCGCCTACCTCTACGCCGCTGCCGGACAGGGCGAGTCCTCCACGGACCTCGCCTGGGACGGCCAGACCTTCGTCTACGAGAACGGCGCCCTCCTCGGGGAGACCGAGCGCTTCCCGCAGGGCCCGCGCGCCACCGTCGTCGACGTCGACGTCGAGGGTCTCGTCGCCGAGCGCCTGCGCCAGGGCTCCTTCGACGACAACCGCGAGACCTTCGCCCACGCCGACGTCCCCGAGGGCACGAGCACCTTCGCCGACCCTTCCGGCTTCCGGACCCTCGGCATCGGGCGCCGCACCCTCACCGCCCCGCGCACCGACATCGGCCTGCGCCGCTCCGTCGACCGCTTCCCCTTCGTCCCCGACGACCCCGCCCGCCTCGCCCAGGACTGCTACGAGGCCTACAACATCCAGGTCGCCGGCCTCGTCCAGCGCATGCAGGCCATCGGCAACCCCAAGATCGTCATCGGCGTCTCCGGGGGCCTCGACTCCACCCACGCCCTCATCGTCGCCGCCCGCGCCATGGACCGCCTCGGTCTGCCCCGCACCCACGTCCAGGCGATCACCATGCCCGGCTTCGCCACCTCCGCGGAGACGAAGTCCAACGCCGTCGCCCTCTCCGAGGCCCTCGGGGTCAGCTTCGAGGAGCTCGACATCAAGCCGGCCGCCGAGCAGATGCTCGCCGCCATGGGGCACCCCTACGGCAAGGGTGAGCGCGGCAAGGACGTCTACGACGTCACCTTCGAGAACGTCCAGGCCGGTCTGCGCACCGACTTCCTCTTCCGCATCGCCAACCAGCGCGGCGGCATCGTGCTGGGCACCGGGGACCTGTCCGAGCTGGCGCTCGGCTGGTGCACCTTCGGCGTCGGCGACCAGATGAGCCACTACAACGTCAACGCCGGCATCCCCAAGACCCTCATCCAGCACCTCATCCGCTGGGTCGTCTCCGAGAGGATCTTCTCCGACGCCGCCGGCGACGTGCTCCTGTCCATCCTTGCCACGGAGATCAGCCCCGAGCTCGTCCCCGCCTCGGAGGGCGAGCCCATCCAGTCCACCCAGGCGAAGATCGGCCCCTACGCCCTCCAGGACTTCACCCTCTGGCACGTCCTGCGCCGCGGCGCCCGCCCCAGCCGCATCGCCTTCCTCGCCGAGAAGGCCTGGTCGGACGCGAGCGCCGGCGCCTGGCCCGCCGCCCTGCCCGAGGCGGACAAGGTCGCCTACTCCCTCCCCGAGATCCGCAAGTGGGAGACCCTCTTCCTCAAGCGCTTCTTCTCCAACCAGTTCAAGCGCTCCACGCTGCCCAACGGCCCCAAGGTCGTCGCCGGCGGATCGCTCTCGCCCCGAGGCGACTGGCGCATGCCCTCAGACTCCGGCTCCCACCCCTGGGTCGCCGAACTCGAGAGGAACGTGCCCGAGGAGTGA
- a CDS encoding PTS system mannose/fructose/sorbose family transporter subunit IID, with protein sequence MSTAVETQATEAAPERMLTTKDLRSMYWRSTFLLGSFNFERMQAIGFCLTLMPAIKKFYPNDKTEQAAALKRHLEFYNTHPWVSSVVFGVTAAMEEKKSKGDEMGEDAITAVKVGLMGPLAGVGDPIFWGTARPVLGALGASLALTGSWLGPIIYFFGINIIRILMRWYGLRWGYERGTDMVAEVGGGQLKRITQIASITGLFVMGSLVAKWTNIKFPGVVSEVTADDGTKTVTTVQNILDNLLPACAALGLTFLCMWLLNKKVNPLWIILGMFVIGILGAWTGWLGL encoded by the coding sequence ATGTCCACTGCAGTTGAGACTCAGGCCACCGAGGCCGCCCCGGAGCGCATGCTCACCACGAAGGACCTGCGGAGCATGTACTGGCGCTCCACGTTCCTCCTGGGCTCCTTCAACTTCGAGCGCATGCAGGCGATCGGCTTCTGCCTCACCCTCATGCCCGCGATCAAGAAGTTCTACCCGAACGACAAGACCGAGCAGGCGGCCGCCCTCAAGCGCCACCTCGAGTTCTACAACACCCACCCGTGGGTCTCCTCCGTCGTCTTCGGCGTCACCGCCGCCATGGAGGAGAAGAAGTCCAAGGGCGACGAGATGGGCGAGGACGCCATCACGGCCGTCAAGGTCGGCCTCATGGGCCCGCTCGCCGGCGTCGGCGACCCGATCTTCTGGGGAACCGCCCGCCCGGTCCTCGGCGCCCTCGGCGCGTCCCTCGCGCTGACCGGCTCCTGGCTCGGCCCGATCATCTACTTCTTCGGCATCAACATCATCCGCATCCTCATGCGCTGGTACGGCCTGCGCTGGGGCTACGAGCGCGGCACCGACATGGTTGCCGAGGTCGGTGGCGGCCAGCTCAAGCGCATCACCCAGATCGCCTCGATCACCGGTCTGTTCGTCATGGGCTCCCTCGTCGCGAAGTGGACGAACATCAAGTTCCCCGGCGTCGTCTCCGAGGTGACCGCCGACGACGGCACCAAGACCGTCACGACCGTCCAGAACATCCTGGACAACCTGCTGCCCGCCTGCGCGGCCCTCGGACTCACCTTCCTGTGCATGTGGCTGCTCAACAAGAAGGTGAACCCGCTGTGGATCATCCTCGGCATGTTCGTCATCGGCATCCTCGGCGCCTGGACCGGCTGGCTCGGCCTGTGA
- a CDS encoding PTS system mannose/fructose/N-acetylgalactosamine-transporter subunit IIB → MDIKLLRIDSRLVHGQVANNWAGALGAERIIAVSDGAANDELRKTLMLQTGGGKVKVNVIGIEKAARVYANPKYANLSTIMVVETPADVLRLLDLGIKVDSVNVGGMTFKQGTKALSQAVYVSDKDVEDFKAINERGIKQYIQQVPSTSSAELMGALKSKGFLS, encoded by the coding sequence ATGGACATCAAGCTCCTGCGCATTGACTCCCGCCTGGTCCACGGCCAGGTCGCCAACAACTGGGCCGGCGCCCTCGGCGCCGAGCGCATCATCGCCGTGTCCGACGGCGCCGCCAACGACGAGCTGCGGAAGACCCTCATGCTCCAGACCGGCGGCGGCAAGGTCAAGGTCAACGTGATCGGCATCGAGAAGGCCGCCCGCGTCTACGCCAACCCCAAGTACGCCAACCTGTCCACCATCATGGTCGTCGAGACCCCCGCGGACGTCCTCCGCCTCCTCGACCTCGGCATCAAGGTCGACTCCGTCAACGTCGGCGGCATGACCTTCAAGCAGGGCACCAAGGCCCTCTCCCAGGCCGTCTACGTCTCCGACAAGGACGTGGAGGACTTCAAGGCCATCAACGAGCGCGGCATCAAGCAGTACATCCAGCAGGTCCCGTCCACGAGCTCCGCCGAGCTCATGGGCGCCCTCAAGTCCAAGGGTTTCCTGTCCTGA
- a CDS encoding PTS mannose/fructose/sorbose transporter subunit IIC: MHDISAVQIILVTLVAFLAGCDSVLDERMFYRPLVACTLTGLALGDPTTGIMIGGSLELLALGWMNVGAAMAPDAALASTVSTVIVIAGGQSTKEAIAVAVPLAVAGQALTIFVRTINVFFAHQADAFAEKANFRGIAWMHFIALSLQGLRVAVPTAIVAALASGDSVRNALEAIPTTITQGLQIAGGFIVVVGYAMVINMMKARKLLPFFFMGFVVAEFATTLNAGITLVALGILAVCFALIYVQLNPEFQPKQVVAYAGAPAGGGSDLDDDLDDELD; this comes from the coding sequence ATGCATGACATCAGTGCGGTCCAGATCATTCTCGTGACCCTCGTAGCGTTCCTCGCCGGTTGCGACTCGGTCCTGGACGAGCGCATGTTCTACCGCCCCCTCGTGGCCTGCACCCTCACCGGTCTGGCCCTGGGCGACCCCACCACCGGCATCATGATCGGCGGCTCCCTCGAGCTGCTGGCCCTGGGCTGGATGAACGTCGGCGCGGCCATGGCCCCCGACGCCGCCCTCGCCTCCACCGTCTCCACGGTCATCGTGATCGCGGGCGGCCAGAGCACCAAGGAGGCCATCGCCGTGGCCGTCCCGCTCGCCGTCGCCGGCCAGGCCCTCACCATCTTCGTCCGCACGATCAACGTGTTCTTCGCGCACCAGGCGGACGCCTTCGCCGAGAAGGCGAACTTCCGGGGCATCGCCTGGATGCACTTCATCGCCCTGAGCCTCCAGGGCCTCCGCGTCGCCGTCCCGACCGCCATCGTCGCGGCCCTCGCCTCCGGCGACTCCGTGAGGAACGCCCTCGAGGCCATCCCGACCACGATCACGCAGGGCCTCCAGATCGCCGGTGGCTTCATCGTCGTCGTCGGTTACGCCATGGTCATCAACATGATGAAGGCCCGCAAGCTGCTGCCCTTCTTCTTCATGGGCTTCGTCGTCGCAGAGTTCGCGACGACCCTCAACGCCGGCATCACGCTGGTCGCCCTGGGCATCCTGGCGGTCTGCTTCGCCCTCATCTACGTCCAGCTCAACCCGGAGTTCCAGCCCAAGCAGGTGGTCGCCTACGCGGGCGCCCCCGCAGGCGGCGGCTCCGACCTGGACGACGACCTCGACGACGAGCTCGACTGA
- a CDS encoding GH32 C-terminal domain-containing protein codes for MRRASLALSLALTAALAAAGATVPASAAQADASASEQWRPVYHYAPAKNWINDPNGLVYENGTYHLFYQHNPEGVDWGNMSWGHATSTDLVHWTEQAVAIPYTQDYGVFSGSAVYDENNTSSLGTTETPPIVAVWTRNDNATGIQAQSISYSTDHGKTWTNLNDGAPVLDIGSTNFRDPKVFWDSTTNRWTMAVALSAEHKISFYSSNDLIHWTHQSDFGPMGDTTAVWECPDLFEIPIEGGGSTWVLSLSIAGKTKYFTGDWDGSTYSADPVPVYDGSEGTLLEGFDSGSWEGWTVNANGIQGTAIGSSPSTGDLAGHQGTGYVDTYGTGDNDTGSLTSLPFTLSTDYINVLTAGGKHPYDASATGDNGGGTLITGFDHGSWEGWAVTGSAFGDAPSTGANPGQQALHNQQGTGLLNSFYDSATGQGSDAGTGTATSPSFTIDADRLNLLVGGGHHPEGDANGKEVIELVVDGEVVRSITGANTEALNWQSLDVSDLRGETATLRVVDEGTSGWGHIMLDEARLSDTAASPFPTNTSVNVVVDGQVVASATGNSSGTLDWKSIDVTQWKGQEATLVIEDNSSADSWGHLMVDSIVASDTKGFSQAESLPQVDYGRDNYAAVTWNGTPDGKRYAIGWMSSWDYAEDLPTSTWREAMTVTREYTAHTVDGKVRLYAEPISALDSLRTSTTFSRKNTNIKSATRSMGKKAAGRSYDMELTIDPGTAERSGVKVLVGNGQETVVGYDATTGEVYLDRTKSGTNPNDSFPSVDHAAVPPEADGLIRLRVLVDHSSVEVFANDGAAVITDAVYPDASSTGVSLFAESGRARFPQLTIHELGSYND; via the coding sequence ATGAGAAGGGCTTCCCTCGCCCTGTCCCTCGCTCTCACAGCCGCACTCGCGGCTGCCGGGGCCACAGTTCCCGCCTCCGCCGCCCAGGCGGACGCCTCCGCCAGCGAGCAGTGGCGCCCCGTCTACCACTACGCGCCGGCGAAGAACTGGATCAACGATCCCAACGGCCTCGTCTACGAGAACGGGACCTACCACCTCTTCTACCAGCACAACCCTGAGGGCGTTGACTGGGGCAACATGAGCTGGGGGCACGCCACCAGCACCGACCTCGTCCACTGGACCGAGCAGGCCGTGGCCATCCCCTACACGCAGGACTACGGGGTCTTCTCCGGCTCCGCCGTCTACGACGAGAACAACACCTCGAGCCTCGGCACCACGGAGACCCCGCCGATCGTCGCGGTGTGGACCCGCAATGACAACGCCACGGGGATCCAGGCGCAGTCGATCTCCTACTCGACCGACCACGGGAAGACCTGGACCAACCTCAACGACGGCGCACCCGTCCTCGACATCGGCTCCACGAACTTCCGCGACCCCAAGGTCTTCTGGGACTCGACCACGAACCGGTGGACGATGGCCGTCGCGCTGTCGGCCGAGCACAAGATCTCCTTCTACTCCTCCAATGACCTCATTCACTGGACGCACCAGTCCGACTTCGGCCCGATGGGCGACACCACCGCCGTGTGGGAGTGCCCCGACCTCTTCGAGATTCCCATCGAGGGCGGCGGCTCCACATGGGTGCTCTCACTGTCGATCGCAGGGAAGACGAAGTACTTCACCGGTGACTGGGACGGCAGCACCTACTCGGCGGACCCGGTCCCCGTCTACGACGGCTCCGAAGGCACCCTCCTCGAGGGCTTCGACTCCGGCAGCTGGGAGGGCTGGACCGTGAACGCGAACGGCATCCAGGGCACGGCGATCGGGTCCTCCCCCTCCACAGGGGACCTCGCAGGCCACCAGGGCACGGGCTACGTCGACACCTACGGCACAGGCGACAACGACACCGGCTCTCTCACCTCCCTGCCGTTCACCCTCAGCACGGACTACATCAACGTGCTCACCGCCGGCGGAAAGCACCCCTATGACGCTTCGGCCACCGGTGACAACGGCGGTGGCACGCTCATCACCGGATTCGATCATGGCAGCTGGGAGGGGTGGGCCGTGACGGGGAGCGCGTTCGGCGACGCGCCATCGACCGGCGCCAACCCGGGCCAGCAGGCCCTGCACAACCAGCAGGGGACCGGCCTCCTCAACTCCTTCTACGACTCGGCCACCGGCCAGGGCTCCGACGCGGGCACGGGCACGGCCACTTCCCCGTCCTTCACGATCGACGCCGACCGCCTCAACCTCCTCGTGGGCGGCGGACACCACCCCGAGGGTGACGCGAACGGCAAGGAGGTCATCGAGCTCGTCGTCGACGGCGAGGTCGTCCGCTCCATCACCGGAGCGAACACCGAGGCGCTCAACTGGCAGAGCCTCGACGTCTCCGATCTAAGAGGAGAGACCGCCACGCTCCGCGTCGTCGACGAGGGCACGTCCGGATGGGGCCACATCATGCTCGACGAGGCACGGCTGTCCGACACGGCCGCGTCACCGTTCCCGACCAACACCTCTGTCAACGTCGTCGTCGACGGCCAGGTCGTCGCCTCCGCCACCGGCAACAGCTCGGGCACGCTCGACTGGAAGTCGATCGACGTGACGCAGTGGAAGGGGCAGGAGGCGACGCTCGTCATCGAGGACAACTCCTCAGCGGACTCATGGGGGCACCTCATGGTCGACTCGATCGTCGCCTCGGACACGAAGGGCTTCTCACAGGCGGAGTCCCTGCCCCAGGTCGACTACGGGCGGGACAACTACGCCGCGGTCACATGGAACGGCACCCCCGACGGGAAGCGCTACGCGATCGGCTGGATGTCGAGCTGGGACTACGCCGAGGACCTGCCGACAAGCACGTGGCGCGAGGCGATGACCGTCACTCGCGAGTACACGGCCCACACCGTCGATGGAAAAGTGCGTCTCTACGCTGAGCCGATCTCGGCCCTGGACTCGCTGCGCACCAGCACGACCTTCAGCCGGAAGAACACGAACATCAAGAGCGCGACGCGCTCCATGGGGAAGAAGGCCGCCGGCCGGTCCTACGACATGGAGCTGACCATCGACCCGGGCACCGCCGAGCGCTCCGGCGTCAAGGTCCTCGTCGGCAACGGCCAGGAGACGGTCGTCGGCTACGACGCCACCACCGGCGAGGTCTACCTCGACCGGACCAAGTCGGGCACCAACCCGAACGACTCCTTCCCCTCGGTCGACCACGCAGCGGTGCCCCCCGAGGCCGACGGCCTCATCCGCCTGCGCGTCCTCGTCGACCACTCCAGCGTCGAGGTCTTCGCCAACGACGGCGCCGCCGTCATCACGGACGCCGTCTACCCGGACGCCTCCTCGACGGGCGTGAGCCTCTTCGCTGAGAGCGGGCGGGCGCGCTTCCCCCAGCTGACGATCCACGAGCTCGGGTCCTACAACGACTGA
- a CDS encoding HAD-IIB family hydrolase, which yields MTAILATDLDGTILFDRRVSEQDLDAMRRWREAGNLLAIDSGKSVFATRDTLVPAGVDFDYAITFTGAVLTDGDYRVLADRHLPEGLARDIVESLQGHDGLTVFATTIETDYVVSDTYNEVSPILQVFETLEITDMPGHRFIGVPMRVRDDDVRDAIVADVTARWGDQVEIIRNQEFLDIVPTGCTKGSGLLDLVARLTAEDGPCAGETIETWTIGDSWNDIPMHEVSDHAVALPWSPDDVVDACERTVGSIAELIDAVLDGATATPAPARTTPTTENL from the coding sequence ATGACGGCGATCCTCGCCACCGACCTCGACGGCACGATCCTCTTCGACCGCCGGGTCTCCGAGCAGGACCTGGACGCGATGCGCCGCTGGCGCGAGGCCGGCAACCTCCTGGCCATCGACTCCGGCAAGTCCGTCTTCGCCACCCGTGACACCCTCGTCCCCGCCGGCGTCGACTTCGACTACGCCATCACCTTCACCGGCGCCGTCCTCACCGACGGCGACTACCGCGTCCTCGCGGACCGGCACCTGCCCGAGGGCCTCGCCCGGGACATCGTCGAGTCCCTCCAGGGCCACGACGGCCTCACCGTCTTCGCCACCACCATCGAGACCGACTACGTCGTCTCCGACACCTACAACGAGGTCTCCCCGATCCTCCAGGTCTTCGAGACCCTCGAGATCACCGACATGCCCGGGCACCGCTTCATCGGCGTCCCCATGCGCGTGCGCGACGACGACGTCCGCGACGCCATCGTCGCCGACGTCACCGCCCGCTGGGGCGACCAGGTCGAGATCATCCGCAACCAGGAGTTCCTCGACATCGTCCCCACCGGCTGCACCAAGGGCTCCGGCCTCCTCGACCTCGTCGCCCGCCTCACCGCCGAGGACGGCCCCTGCGCCGGCGAGACCATCGAGACCTGGACCATCGGCGACTCCTGGAACGACATCCCCATGCACGAGGTCTCCGACCACGCCGTCGCCCTGCCCTGGTCGCCCGACGACGTCGTCGACGCCTGCGAGCGCACCGTCGGCTCCATCGCCGAGCTCATCGACGCCGTCCTCGACGGCGCCACCGCCACCCCGGCGCCGGCCCGCACCACCCCGACCACGGAGAACCTCTGA
- a CDS encoding HAD family hydrolase → MNRKILSTDLDGTIIFDGRVREADLAAMRRWREAGHLLVMNTGRSVDALHSALDASGLEFDYALLYSGAVITDGDYEVLHVTAMPDGVPAGVVEIVDGAPGVTVFTTTLGTDYQVYDTIGSSTELLTIFTPGTTADVEGLSVIGVPVRVADGPLFERIRTDVEERWGGAVIGFRNQDFYDLVPAGVSKGLGLTELVAELTAPGGPYEGESIETWTVGDSWNDIPMHEVADHPIAMASAPADVVDVCEVTTPSVAAVVDWVLAAEADPDHADSWRDDDGVMTWPSRPGELA, encoded by the coding sequence GTGAACCGCAAGATCCTGTCCACCGACCTCGACGGCACCATCATCTTCGACGGCCGCGTGCGCGAGGCGGACCTCGCCGCGATGCGCCGCTGGCGCGAGGCCGGCCACCTCCTCGTCATGAACACCGGCCGCTCCGTCGACGCCCTCCACTCCGCCCTCGACGCCTCCGGACTCGAGTTCGACTACGCCCTCCTCTACTCGGGCGCCGTCATCACCGACGGCGACTACGAGGTCCTCCACGTCACCGCCATGCCCGACGGCGTCCCCGCCGGCGTCGTCGAGATCGTCGACGGCGCCCCCGGCGTCACCGTCTTCACGACGACGCTCGGCACCGACTACCAGGTCTACGACACCATCGGCTCCTCCACCGAGCTCCTCACCATCTTCACGCCCGGCACCACCGCCGACGTCGAGGGCCTCTCCGTCATTGGCGTGCCCGTGCGGGTCGCCGACGGGCCCCTCTTCGAGAGGATCCGCACCGACGTCGAGGAGCGCTGGGGCGGCGCCGTCATCGGCTTCCGCAACCAGGACTTCTACGACCTCGTCCCCGCCGGCGTCTCCAAGGGGCTCGGCCTCACCGAGCTCGTCGCCGAGCTCACCGCGCCCGGCGGCCCGTACGAGGGCGAGTCCATCGAGACCTGGACCGTGGGCGACTCCTGGAACGACATCCCCATGCACGAGGTCGCCGACCACCCGATCGCCATGGCCTCCGCCCCCGCCGACGTCGTCGACGTCTGCGAGGTCACGACGCCGTCCGTCGCCGCCGTCGTCGACTGGGTCCTCGCCGCGGAGGCCGACCCAGACCACGCCGACTCGTGGCGCGACGACGACGGCGTCATGACCTGGCCCTCCCGCCCGGGGGAGCTCGCGTGA